The following coding sequences are from one Salvia hispanica cultivar TCC Black 2014 chromosome 3, UniMelb_Shisp_WGS_1.0, whole genome shotgun sequence window:
- the LOC125215861 gene encoding uncharacterized protein LOC125215861 isoform X5 produces the protein MAESKLDLPEDLIGSKPSDQSWIPKASTGNDEDKGLMGSLDESKDQAASEIPLSPQWLYAKPNEPKMEARGPSSLSLGTSADLNQKEVWRSDVPEEKKDWRKIAPEPDSARRWREEERETGTFGRKDRRKMDRRVDNAPAREPTENRSLPATDRWHDVNNRSAGHETRRDSKWSLRWGPDDKEKDSRGDKRADVEKEESHNESQPFVSNSRSGPERVTDSRDKWRPRHRMEGNPAGSGQRTAPGFGPERGRVDGSNVGFTVGRGRSSASIGRPSSSSPIGAAQCDKNGKFVYPRGKLLDIYRKQKLESSLAPVPDTFEEVPPITQLEAAEPLAFVAPDAEQEAVLSDICKGKITSSGALYSALKTGRSGDSFSEVADVEFSNGRQVSFSADVTEDIPDNFDKSSADIHEASVDSIFYDTSSKGGLLNEKIGNYEEQYEVLENMNGKELDIGRLQALNGAQYGELLLKVAGAAVNHHPLFESLQSVSPFDVNNILRESNSLLSVQTSEQFWSDELHKTGSRANEYQLDRGIPPEELSLYYQDPQGEIQGPFLGVDIISWFEQGFFGADLPVRLEDAPDDSPFLELGDVMPQLKFGHEYGSGNELSSNLEKSAVMEGASETCLQAGAPVPESVSSTVVDGSRWQLHEFDNIPSHQGQSNVPDSHRHLPQHMYSQGKDFNDFGVQDEEIVFPGRPGSGGSTIGKTSRVYGESASNSGNQSHLPHEMTESGLSNQNDNKMNPFRWSELASTHTRSEQAPPFSGGVQEKLVNAGPGGRLSPFSAMANQAHAPEAWNDAFGSSSHSYQDVMDGRLSSRMDQEFSQFDIAEKLLQQQLQQQHLQQHGVVPSLNTHMSDAMLEGAPSTKLMHHKLLGNQMGQDMEHLLALQRQQQRQIQLQQQQQLQQQEQFHQQQMLLKEQQQSQARQALLEQLPQSQMRESGLGQSRAALEQALLKQQILNDRQQRSLFSSRHSDPSLEQLIQAKFGQVPHQGHQNDLVDLLSRGRRGQIHPLDQQIIQQDQLHGRQLPLGLRQRLEMEERPINPGWSLDDAGNFHRNPSASNRPITAGFGPLDFYSQQIPPPEEHLNLLERNLSVHDRLQHGLYEPGMLPFERSMSLPVGPAGVNRDVVNSLARGLEMQEQIARIQSSGQGGGFSSGMFSQHINHPLHSNQFHDSRMDTTEGHWSDNNGHLPNDWMESRVQQHLHNERQRREIDAKRNTEDPSLWMSAGSNDDSSKRLLMELLQQKTGHASSDHTDMINGVPNERRPPSGLPPQNRPSEGISSILEIGGLPYRSKRGGMIAAAVDEAGLTSNDRGEREMPVNVLSRNKSLGSAGVQNIKIGSDDSVPEDAAKDRLRSSSSKGPENVLLRRPPVSRAASSQEALSELNVDSVRGKSVPSAVTPDGVRREVGVTAVGNVEAASRRDVQFRRTSSCNDADVLETSFSDMLKSSAKKPTPQETHASAAAASEALDGASGARNKKKGKKGRQIDPALLGFKVTSNRIMMGEIQHVED, from the exons ATGGCGGAAAGTAAACTGGATCTCCCGGAGGATCTCATCGGTTCGAAGCCGTCCGATCAATCTTGGATTCCGAAAG CTTCCACTGGAAATGATGAGGACAAGGGGTTGATGGGATCACTGGATGAGTCAAAGG ATCAAGCAGCTTCTGAGATTCCTCTGTCCCCACAGTGGCTGTATGCTAAGCCAAATgagccaaaaatg GAAGCCCGTGGCCCAAGTTCTCTGTCTCTTGGCACCTCTGCTGATTTGAACCAAAAAGAGGTTTGGCGCTCAGATGTCCCtgaggaaaaaaaagattGGAGAAAGATTGCTCCTGAACCTGACAGTGCTCGCCGCTGGCGTGAAGAAGAAAGGGAAACTGGAACGTTTGGGCGAAAGGATCGGAGGAAGATGGACAGACGGGTTGACAATGCTCCGGCCAGAGAACCTACTGAGAACAGATCTTTGCCAGCAACTGACAGGTGGCATGATGTTAATAATCGCAGTGCTGGCCATGAAACAAGGCGTGATAGCAAATGGTCTTTAAGGTGGGGCCCTGATGACAAAGAAAAGGATTCTCGGGGGGATAAAAGGGCAGATGTGGAGAAGGAAGAGTCCCATAATGAAAGCCAACCATTTGTTTCAAATAGTCGTTCTGGTCCTGAGCGTGTAACTGATTCTCGTGATAAGTGGAGGCCTCGGCATAGGATGGAGGGGAATCCTGCTGGATCTGGTCAACGCACTGCTCCTGGATTTGGACCTGAAAGGGGAAGAGTTGATGGTTCAAATGTGGGCTTTACTGTAGGGCGTGGTAGATCTTCTGCTTCCATTGGAAGAccttcatcatcttctccaattgGTGCGGCTCAGTgtgataaaaatggaaaatttgtTTACCCCAGAGGCAAACTACTTGACATATATCGTAAGCAAAAGCTGGAGTCATCCCTTGCCCCTGTGCCAGACACTTTTGAGGAAGTACCCCCAATAACTCAATTAGAGGCTGCAGAACCTTTAGCTTTTGTTGCTCCGGACGCTGAGCAAGAG GCTGTACTGAGTGACATATGTAAGGGTAAAATAACTAGCAGTGGTGCCTTGTACAGTGCACTTAAGACGGGCAGATCTGGTGATAGCTTTTCAG AAGTGGCAGACGTTGAATTCTCCAACGGAAGACAGGTTTCCTTCTCTGCTGATGTCACTGAAGATATACCAGATAACTTCGATAAATCATCAGCTGATATTCATGAAGCTAGTGTCGATAGCATATTCTACGATACTTCATCAAAAGGAGGTCTGCTAAATG AGAAAATTGGTAATTATGAAGAACAATATGAAGTTTTAGAGAATATGAACGGGAAAGAACTGGATATTGGCCGTTTGCAAGCTCTAAATGGTGCTCAATATGGTGAGTTGCTGCTAAAGGTTGCAGGTGCTGCTGTCAATCATCACCCTTTGTTTGAGAGTCTCCAATCTGTCTCACCATTTGATGTAAACAATATACTCCGTGAATCAAACTCTCTTTTATCTGTTCAAACATCAGAACAGTTCTGGTCTGATGAGCTGCACAAGACTGGGAGCAGAGCCAATGAATATCAGCTGGATAGAGGAATCCCTCCAGAGGAATTGAGTTTGTATTATCAGGATCCTCAAGGGGAGATACAAGGACCTTTTCTTGGGGTGGACATCATTTCATGGTTTGAGCAAGGGTTTTTTGGGGCCGACTTACCTGTTCGTTTGGAAGATGCGCCTGATGACTCACCCTTCCTTGAATTGGGAGATGTTATGCCTCAATTGAAATTTGGACATGAGTATGGTAGTGGAAATGAGTTGAGTTCCAATTTAGAAAAGTCAGCTGTAATGGAGGGTGCGTCTGAAACATGCTTACAAGCTGGTGCTCCAGTTCCTGAATCTGTTTCTTCCACTGTAGTGGATGGATCCAGATGGCAGTTACAtgagtttgataatatccctTCACATCAAGGTCAGTCAAATGTACCTGACAGTCATCGTCATCTGCCACAACACATGTACTCTCAGGGAAAAGATTTCAATGATTTTGGCGTCCAAGATGAAG AAATCGTGTTTCCTGGAAGACCTGGTAGTGGTGGCAGTACGATAGGAAAGACGTCGAGAGTATATGGGGAATCTGCCTCAAATAGTGGGAACCAGTCGCATCTCCCTCATGAAATGACAGAGTCTGGTTTGTCAAATCAGAATGACAATAAAATGAATCCTTTTAGATGGTCTGAGCTTGCCAGTACACACACAAGGAGTGAACAGGCACCTCCATTCAGTGGAGGCGTGCAGGAGAAACTTGTAAATGCAGGACCTGGTGGTAGACTTTCCCCTTTCAGTGCCATGGCTAATCAGGCTCACGCCCCAGAGGCATGGAATGATGCTTTTGGCAGCAGCTCACATTCGTATCAAGATGTCATGGATGGTCGCCTATCTTCCAGAATGGACCAAGAATTTAGCCAATTTGATATAGCAGAGAAGCTATTGCAGCAGCAACTTCAGCAGCAGCATCTCCAGCAGCATGGTGTGGTGCCTTCCCTTAATACGCACATGAGTGATGCAATGCTAGAAGGGGCCCCATCTACTAAGTTGATGCACCACAAACTGCTTGGTAATCAAATGGGGCAAGATATGGAACATCTATTAGCCCTTCAGCGGCAGCAGCAGAGGCAGATCCAACTTCAACAACAGCAGCAGCTGCAGCAACAAGAGCAGTTCCATCAGCAGCAAATGTTGTTGAAAGAGCAACAGCAGTCTCAGGCAAGACAGGCTCTTCTTGAGCAGTTGCCGCAGAGTCAAATGCGCGAGTCAGGTCTTGGGCAGTCTCGTGCTGCTCTTGAACAGGCTTTGTTGAAGCAGCAAATTCTGAATGATAGGCAACAACGCTCCCTATTTTCTTCTAGGCATTCTGATCCATCCCTTGAACAGCTAATTCAAGCAAAATTTGGTCAAGTGCCTCATCAAGGGCATCAAAATGATTTAGTGGATCTTTTGTCACGCGGAAGGCGTGGGCAAATTCACCCCCTGGATCAACAGATCATTCAGCAAGATCAGCTGCATGGGAGGCAGTTGCCTTTGGGGCTAAGGCAGCGATTGGAAATGGAAGAAAGGCCAATCAACCCTGGGTGGTCGCTTGATGATGCTGGTAATTTTCACAGAAATCCCTCTGCCTCTAATAGACCCATCACTGCTGGATTTGGTCCATTGGACTTTTATTCCCAACAAATTCCACCTCCGGAGGAGCATCTCAACCTTCTTGAACGCAACCTTTCTGTACATGACAGACTCCAACATGGTCTTTATGAGCCTGGCATGTTACCTTTTGAGCGTTCAATGTCATTGCCTGTGGGTCCTGCTGGGGTAAATCGTGATGTTGTGAATTCATTGGCTCGTGGCCTAGAAATGCAGGAGCAGATTGCACGGATTCAATCTAGTGGTCAAGGCGGAGGATTCTCGTCTGGCATGTTTTCTCAGCATATAAACCACCCTTTACATTCCAATCAATTTCATGATTCACGAATGGATACAACAGAGGGCCATTGGTCTGATAATAATGGTCATTTACCGAATGATTGGATGGAGTCTAGAGTTCAACAACACCTTCATAATGAAAGGCAGAGGAGAGAGATAGATGCCAAAAGAAATACTGAAGACCCTAGTTTGTGGATGTCAGCTGGATCAAATGATGACAGTTCTAAGCGATTGCTTATGGAGCTACTACAGCAGAAAACTGGCCACGCATCAAGTGACCACACTGATATGATTAATGGAGTACCAAATGAGAGAAGGCCACCTTCAG GTCTGCCACCACAGAATCGACCATCTGAGGGAATAAGCAGTATCCTGGAAATTGGTGGATTGCCTTATCGATCTAAACGTGGAGGAATGATTGCTGCTGCTGTTGATGAG GCTGGCTTAACTTCTAATGACAGAGGGGAAAGGGAAATGCCGGTCAATGTCCTAAGCAGGAATAAGTCACTTGGCTCTGCTG GTGTTCAGAATATCAAAATTGGATCTGATGATTCTGTTCCTGAGGACGCTGCTAAGGATAG GTTGAGATCGTCCAGTTCTAAAGGACCAGAGAATGTCTTGCTGAGGCGTCCACCTGTATCACGAGCTGCATCTTCTCAGGAAGCGCTGTCAGAGCTGAATGTTGACTCAGTCAGAGGGAAAAGTGTTCCAAGTGCAGTAACTCCTGATG GAGTGAGAAGGGAGGTGGGTGTTACAGCTGTAGGAAATGTTGAAGCGGCTAGCAGAAGAGATGTGCAGTTCCGAAGAACATCATCCTGTAATGATGCCGATGTATTGGAAACATCATTCAGTGATATGCTTAAAAGCAGCGCTAAGAAGCCAACACCTCAAGAAACGCATGCTTCAGCAGCAGCAGCTTCAGAGGCGCTGGATGGAGCTTCTGGGGCTCGGAACAAAAAGAAGGGCAAGAAAGGCAGACAGATTGATCCTGCACTTCTTGGTTTCAAGGTCACTAGCAATCGGATCATGATGGGCGAAATTCAGCATGTTGAAGATTAA
- the LOC125215861 gene encoding uncharacterized protein LOC125215861 isoform X2 → MAESKLDLPEDLIGSKPSDQSWIPKASTGNDEDKGLMGSLDESKDQAASEIPLSPQWLYAKPNEPKMEARGPSSLSLGTSADLNQKEVWRSDVPEEKKDWRKIAPEPDSARRWREEERETGTFGRKDRRKMDRRVDNAPAREPTENRSLPATDRWHDVNNRSAGHETRRDSKWSLRWGPDDKEKDSRGDKRADVEKEESHNESQPFVSNSRSGPERVTDSRDKWRPRHRMEGNPAGSGQRTAPGFGPERGRVDGSNVGFTVGRGRSSASIGRPSSSSPIGAAQCDKNGKFVYPRGKLLDIYRKQKLESSLAPVPDTFEEVPPITQLEAAEPLAFVAPDAEQEAVLSDICKGKITSSGALYSALKTGRSGDSFSEVADVEFSNGRQVSFSADVTEDIPDNFDKSSADIHEASVDSIFYDTSSKGGLLNEKIGNYEEQYEVLENMNGKELDIGRLQALNGAQYGELLLKVAGAAVNHHPLFESLQSVSPFDVNNILRESNSLLSVQTSEQFWSDELHKTGSRANEYQLDRGIPPEELSLYYQDPQGEIQGPFLGVDIISWFEQGFFGADLPVRLEDAPDDSPFLELGDVMPQLKFGHEYGSGNELSSNLEKSAVMEGASETCLQAGAPVPESVSSTVVDGSRWQLHEFDNIPSHQGQSNVPDSHRHLPQHMYSQGKDFNDFGVQDEEIVFPGRPGSGGSTIGKTSRVYGESASNSGNQSHLPHEMTESGLSNQNDNKMNPFRWSELASTHTRSEQAPPFSGGVQEKLVNAGPGGRLSPFSAMANQAHAPEAWNDAFGSSSHSYQDVMDGRLSSRMDQEFSQFDIAEKLLQQQLQQQHLQQHGVVPSLNTHMSDAMLEGAPSTKLMHHKLLGNQMGQDMEHLLALQRQQQRQIQLQQQQQLQQQEQFHQQQMLLKEQQQSQARQALLEQLPQSQMRESGLGQSRAALEQALLKQQILNDRQQRSLFSSRHSDPSLEQLIQAKFGQVPHQGHQNDLVDLLSRGRRGQIHPLDQQIIQQDQLHGRQLPLGLRQRLEMEERPINPGWSLDDAGNFHRNPSASNRPITAGFGPLDFYSQQIPPPEEHLNLLERNLSVHDRLQHGLYEPGMLPFERSMSLPVGPAGVNRDVVNSLARGLEMQEQIARIQSSGQGGGFSSGMFSQHINHPLHSNQFHDSRMDTTEGHWSDNNGHLPNDWMESRVQQHLHNERQRREIDAKRNTEDPSLWMSAGSNDDSSKRLLMELLQQKTGHASSDHTDMINGVPNERRPPSGHRHRSMSNQSFGALSDQESGFNNSFTVGSFNSDSGLPPQNRPSEGISSILEIGGLPYRSKRGGMIAAAVDEAGLTSNDRGEREMPVNVLSRNKSLGSAGVQNIKIGSDDSVPEDAAKDRLRSSSSKGPENVLLRRPPVSRAASSQEALSELNVDSVRGKSVPSAVTPDGVRREVGVTAVGNVEAASRRDVQFRRTSSCNDADVLETSFSDMLKSSAKKPTPQETHASAAAASEALDGASGARNKKKGKKGRQIDPALLGFKVTSNRIMMGEIQHVED, encoded by the exons ATGGCGGAAAGTAAACTGGATCTCCCGGAGGATCTCATCGGTTCGAAGCCGTCCGATCAATCTTGGATTCCGAAAG CTTCCACTGGAAATGATGAGGACAAGGGGTTGATGGGATCACTGGATGAGTCAAAGG ATCAAGCAGCTTCTGAGATTCCTCTGTCCCCACAGTGGCTGTATGCTAAGCCAAATgagccaaaaatg GAAGCCCGTGGCCCAAGTTCTCTGTCTCTTGGCACCTCTGCTGATTTGAACCAAAAAGAGGTTTGGCGCTCAGATGTCCCtgaggaaaaaaaagattGGAGAAAGATTGCTCCTGAACCTGACAGTGCTCGCCGCTGGCGTGAAGAAGAAAGGGAAACTGGAACGTTTGGGCGAAAGGATCGGAGGAAGATGGACAGACGGGTTGACAATGCTCCGGCCAGAGAACCTACTGAGAACAGATCTTTGCCAGCAACTGACAGGTGGCATGATGTTAATAATCGCAGTGCTGGCCATGAAACAAGGCGTGATAGCAAATGGTCTTTAAGGTGGGGCCCTGATGACAAAGAAAAGGATTCTCGGGGGGATAAAAGGGCAGATGTGGAGAAGGAAGAGTCCCATAATGAAAGCCAACCATTTGTTTCAAATAGTCGTTCTGGTCCTGAGCGTGTAACTGATTCTCGTGATAAGTGGAGGCCTCGGCATAGGATGGAGGGGAATCCTGCTGGATCTGGTCAACGCACTGCTCCTGGATTTGGACCTGAAAGGGGAAGAGTTGATGGTTCAAATGTGGGCTTTACTGTAGGGCGTGGTAGATCTTCTGCTTCCATTGGAAGAccttcatcatcttctccaattgGTGCGGCTCAGTgtgataaaaatggaaaatttgtTTACCCCAGAGGCAAACTACTTGACATATATCGTAAGCAAAAGCTGGAGTCATCCCTTGCCCCTGTGCCAGACACTTTTGAGGAAGTACCCCCAATAACTCAATTAGAGGCTGCAGAACCTTTAGCTTTTGTTGCTCCGGACGCTGAGCAAGAG GCTGTACTGAGTGACATATGTAAGGGTAAAATAACTAGCAGTGGTGCCTTGTACAGTGCACTTAAGACGGGCAGATCTGGTGATAGCTTTTCAG AAGTGGCAGACGTTGAATTCTCCAACGGAAGACAGGTTTCCTTCTCTGCTGATGTCACTGAAGATATACCAGATAACTTCGATAAATCATCAGCTGATATTCATGAAGCTAGTGTCGATAGCATATTCTACGATACTTCATCAAAAGGAGGTCTGCTAAATG AGAAAATTGGTAATTATGAAGAACAATATGAAGTTTTAGAGAATATGAACGGGAAAGAACTGGATATTGGCCGTTTGCAAGCTCTAAATGGTGCTCAATATGGTGAGTTGCTGCTAAAGGTTGCAGGTGCTGCTGTCAATCATCACCCTTTGTTTGAGAGTCTCCAATCTGTCTCACCATTTGATGTAAACAATATACTCCGTGAATCAAACTCTCTTTTATCTGTTCAAACATCAGAACAGTTCTGGTCTGATGAGCTGCACAAGACTGGGAGCAGAGCCAATGAATATCAGCTGGATAGAGGAATCCCTCCAGAGGAATTGAGTTTGTATTATCAGGATCCTCAAGGGGAGATACAAGGACCTTTTCTTGGGGTGGACATCATTTCATGGTTTGAGCAAGGGTTTTTTGGGGCCGACTTACCTGTTCGTTTGGAAGATGCGCCTGATGACTCACCCTTCCTTGAATTGGGAGATGTTATGCCTCAATTGAAATTTGGACATGAGTATGGTAGTGGAAATGAGTTGAGTTCCAATTTAGAAAAGTCAGCTGTAATGGAGGGTGCGTCTGAAACATGCTTACAAGCTGGTGCTCCAGTTCCTGAATCTGTTTCTTCCACTGTAGTGGATGGATCCAGATGGCAGTTACAtgagtttgataatatccctTCACATCAAGGTCAGTCAAATGTACCTGACAGTCATCGTCATCTGCCACAACACATGTACTCTCAGGGAAAAGATTTCAATGATTTTGGCGTCCAAGATGAAG AAATCGTGTTTCCTGGAAGACCTGGTAGTGGTGGCAGTACGATAGGAAAGACGTCGAGAGTATATGGGGAATCTGCCTCAAATAGTGGGAACCAGTCGCATCTCCCTCATGAAATGACAGAGTCTGGTTTGTCAAATCAGAATGACAATAAAATGAATCCTTTTAGATGGTCTGAGCTTGCCAGTACACACACAAGGAGTGAACAGGCACCTCCATTCAGTGGAGGCGTGCAGGAGAAACTTGTAAATGCAGGACCTGGTGGTAGACTTTCCCCTTTCAGTGCCATGGCTAATCAGGCTCACGCCCCAGAGGCATGGAATGATGCTTTTGGCAGCAGCTCACATTCGTATCAAGATGTCATGGATGGTCGCCTATCTTCCAGAATGGACCAAGAATTTAGCCAATTTGATATAGCAGAGAAGCTATTGCAGCAGCAACTTCAGCAGCAGCATCTCCAGCAGCATGGTGTGGTGCCTTCCCTTAATACGCACATGAGTGATGCAATGCTAGAAGGGGCCCCATCTACTAAGTTGATGCACCACAAACTGCTTGGTAATCAAATGGGGCAAGATATGGAACATCTATTAGCCCTTCAGCGGCAGCAGCAGAGGCAGATCCAACTTCAACAACAGCAGCAGCTGCAGCAACAAGAGCAGTTCCATCAGCAGCAAATGTTGTTGAAAGAGCAACAGCAGTCTCAGGCAAGACAGGCTCTTCTTGAGCAGTTGCCGCAGAGTCAAATGCGCGAGTCAGGTCTTGGGCAGTCTCGTGCTGCTCTTGAACAGGCTTTGTTGAAGCAGCAAATTCTGAATGATAGGCAACAACGCTCCCTATTTTCTTCTAGGCATTCTGATCCATCCCTTGAACAGCTAATTCAAGCAAAATTTGGTCAAGTGCCTCATCAAGGGCATCAAAATGATTTAGTGGATCTTTTGTCACGCGGAAGGCGTGGGCAAATTCACCCCCTGGATCAACAGATCATTCAGCAAGATCAGCTGCATGGGAGGCAGTTGCCTTTGGGGCTAAGGCAGCGATTGGAAATGGAAGAAAGGCCAATCAACCCTGGGTGGTCGCTTGATGATGCTGGTAATTTTCACAGAAATCCCTCTGCCTCTAATAGACCCATCACTGCTGGATTTGGTCCATTGGACTTTTATTCCCAACAAATTCCACCTCCGGAGGAGCATCTCAACCTTCTTGAACGCAACCTTTCTGTACATGACAGACTCCAACATGGTCTTTATGAGCCTGGCATGTTACCTTTTGAGCGTTCAATGTCATTGCCTGTGGGTCCTGCTGGGGTAAATCGTGATGTTGTGAATTCATTGGCTCGTGGCCTAGAAATGCAGGAGCAGATTGCACGGATTCAATCTAGTGGTCAAGGCGGAGGATTCTCGTCTGGCATGTTTTCTCAGCATATAAACCACCCTTTACATTCCAATCAATTTCATGATTCACGAATGGATACAACAGAGGGCCATTGGTCTGATAATAATGGTCATTTACCGAATGATTGGATGGAGTCTAGAGTTCAACAACACCTTCATAATGAAAGGCAGAGGAGAGAGATAGATGCCAAAAGAAATACTGAAGACCCTAGTTTGTGGATGTCAGCTGGATCAAATGATGACAGTTCTAAGCGATTGCTTATGGAGCTACTACAGCAGAAAACTGGCCACGCATCAAGTGACCACACTGATATGATTAATGGAGTACCAAATGAGAGAAGGCCACCTTCAGGTCATCGCCATAGGAGCATGTCAAACCAGTCATTCGGTGCTCTTTCAGACCAGGAATCTGGTTTCAACAACTCATTCACTGTTGGGTCCTTTAATTCTGATTCAGGTCTGCCACCACAGAATCGACCATCTGAGGGAATAAGCAGTATCCTGGAAATTGGTGGATTGCCTTATCGATCTAAACGTGGAGGAATGATTGCTGCTGCTGTTGATGAG GCTGGCTTAACTTCTAATGACAGAGGGGAAAGGGAAATGCCGGTCAATGTCCTAAGCAGGAATAAGTCACTTGGCTCTGCTG GTGTTCAGAATATCAAAATTGGATCTGATGATTCTGTTCCTGAGGACGCTGCTAAGGATAG GTTGAGATCGTCCAGTTCTAAAGGACCAGAGAATGTCTTGCTGAGGCGTCCACCTGTATCACGAGCTGCATCTTCTCAGGAAGCGCTGTCAGAGCTGAATGTTGACTCAGTCAGAGGGAAAAGTGTTCCAAGTGCAGTAACTCCTGATG GAGTGAGAAGGGAGGTGGGTGTTACAGCTGTAGGAAATGTTGAAGCGGCTAGCAGAAGAGATGTGCAGTTCCGAAGAACATCATCCTGTAATGATGCCGATGTATTGGAAACATCATTCAGTGATATGCTTAAAAGCAGCGCTAAGAAGCCAACACCTCAAGAAACGCATGCTTCAGCAGCAGCAGCTTCAGAGGCGCTGGATGGAGCTTCTGGGGCTCGGAACAAAAAGAAGGGCAAGAAAGGCAGACAGATTGATCCTGCACTTCTTGGTTTCAAGGTCACTAGCAATCGGATCATGATGGGCGAAATTCAGCATGTTGAAGATTAA